The following coding sequences lie in one Phaenicophaeus curvirostris isolate KB17595 chromosome 5, BPBGC_Pcur_1.0, whole genome shotgun sequence genomic window:
- the CSRP3 gene encoding cysteine and glycine-rich protein 3 produces the protein MPNWGGGAKCGACEKTVYHAEEIQCNGRSFHKTCFLCMACRKALDSTTVAAHESEIYCKTCYGRKYGPKGIGFGQGAGCLSTDTGDHLGLNLQQGSPKSARPSTPTNPSKFAKKMVDVDKCPRCGKSVYAAEKIMGGGKPWHKTCFRCAICGKSLESTNVTDKDGELYCKVCYAKNFGPKGIGFGGLTQVEKKEECE, from the exons ATGCCAAACTGGGGAGGTGGAGCCAAATGTGGTGCCTGTGAAAAGACCGTGTACCATGCTGAGGAAATCCAGTGCAATGGAAGGAGTTTCCACAAAACGTGCTTCCTCTGCA TGGCTTGCAGAAAAGCTCTGGACAGCACCACAGTAGCAGCTCATGAGTCCGAGATCTACTGCAAAACTTGTTACGGGAGAAAATATGGTCCCAAAGGCATCGGCTTTGGACAAGGGGCAGGATGTCTCAGCACTGACACCGGTGACCATCTGGGCTTGAATCTGCAACA GGGCTCACCCAAGTCAGCTCGCCCTTCTACACCAACTAATCCTTCAAAGTTTGCTAAAAAGATGGTAGATGTGGATAAATGCCCTCGCTGTGGCAAATCGGTGTACGCGGCAGAGAAAATCATGGGAGGAGGAAAA CCTTGGCATAAGACGTGCTTCCGCTGCGCTATTTGTGGGAAGAGTTTAGAATCCACAAATGTCACAGACAAAGATGGAGAGCTGTACTGTAAAG TTTGCTATGCAAAAAACTTCGGTCCCAAAGGAATTGGGTTTGGTGGTCTCACtcaagtggaaaagaaagaagagtgcGAATAA